A genome region from Streptomyces antimycoticus includes the following:
- a CDS encoding sensor histidine kinase — protein sequence MATAYRPYEPGTEPRGHLVPAALKAPFQARVWREFLYLVISLPMAVLTFVYTITMLALGAGLLITFLGVPVLGAALAGCRALGVVERARARALLRLEVAEPEPVLGRKGGRGGKRGPVAWVGALLRSGTSWRHVIYALIHLPWALFSFTFAIAFTSYGWGFATYPLWRWVFPRYMDEPGLQIFGDDHGRAFYLDTPFEIAATCVVGVLVLLLTPWVMRALTSVDRIMVAGLLGPSRLASRVWELESDRGTVVDTAAADLRRIERDLHDGAQARLVALAMGLGLAKEKLEEDPEAAAKMVDEAHGEVKLALQELRDLARGIHPAILTDRGLGPALSALSARCTVPVTVSVDLPQRPAPAIEGIAYFTVSELLQNISKHSGARTAEVDVWRTEDRVLLQITDDGRGGAGTSAGSGLAGLAERIDAVDGILVVNSPPGGPTTVTAELPWR from the coding sequence ATGGCCACCGCATATCGACCCTACGAGCCGGGGACCGAGCCCCGTGGCCATCTGGTGCCCGCGGCGCTGAAGGCGCCGTTCCAGGCCCGGGTCTGGCGTGAGTTCCTCTATCTCGTGATCAGCCTGCCGATGGCCGTCCTCACCTTCGTCTACACGATCACGATGCTCGCGCTCGGCGCCGGGCTGCTGATCACCTTCCTCGGCGTCCCGGTGCTCGGCGCCGCCCTCGCGGGCTGCCGGGCGCTCGGCGTCGTCGAGCGGGCCCGCGCCCGTGCCCTGCTGCGGCTGGAGGTGGCCGAGCCCGAGCCCGTCCTCGGCCGGAAGGGCGGCCGCGGGGGCAAGCGCGGGCCGGTCGCCTGGGTGGGCGCGCTGCTCAGGAGCGGCACCTCCTGGCGTCATGTGATCTACGCGCTGATCCATCTGCCGTGGGCGCTCTTCTCCTTCACCTTCGCGATCGCCTTCACCAGCTACGGCTGGGGCTTCGCGACCTATCCGCTGTGGCGCTGGGTCTTCCCCCGGTACATGGACGAGCCGGGCCTGCAGATCTTCGGGGACGACCACGGGCGCGCGTTCTATCTGGACACCCCGTTCGAGATCGCCGCGACCTGTGTCGTGGGTGTGCTGGTCCTGCTGCTGACCCCGTGGGTGATGCGGGCGCTGACCTCGGTCGACCGGATCATGGTGGCCGGGCTGCTCGGTCCGTCCCGGCTGGCGAGCCGGGTCTGGGAGCTGGAGTCGGACCGGGGCACGGTGGTCGACACCGCCGCCGCGGATCTGCGCCGGATCGAGCGCGATCTCCACGATGGCGCCCAGGCCCGGCTGGTCGCCCTCGCCATGGGGCTCGGTCTGGCGAAGGAGAAGCTGGAGGAGGACCCGGAAGCCGCCGCGAAGATGGTCGACGAGGCCCACGGCGAGGTGAAACTCGCCCTCCAGGAACTGCGCGACCTCGCCCGCGGCATCCATCCCGCGATCCTCACCGACCGCGGCCTGGGCCCCGCCCTCTCCGCCCTCTCGGCCCGCTGCACCGTCCCCGTCACCGTGAGCGTCGACCTTCCGCAGCGGCCCGCGCCCGCGATCGAGGGAATCGCCTACTTCACCGTCTCCGAACTGCTCCAGAACATCAGCAAGCACAGCGGCGCCCGCACCGCCGAGGTCGATGTCTGGCGCACCGAGGACCGGGTGCTGCTGCAGATCACGGACGACGGGCGGGGCGGGGCCGGCACCTCCGCCGGTTCGGGTCTGGCCGGGCTGGCCGAGCGGATCGACGCGGTGGACGGGATCCTCGTCGTCAACTCCCCGCCCGGTGGGCCGACCACCGTGACCGCCGAGCTCCCCTGGCGCTGA
- a CDS encoding sensor histidine kinase produces the protein MATAYRPYEPGTEPRGHLVPAALKAPFQARVWREFLYLVISLPMAVLTFVYTITMLALGAGLLITFLGVPVLGAALAGCRALGVVERARARALLRLEVAEPEPVLGRKGGRGGKRGPVAWVGALLRSGTSWRHVIYALIHLPWALFSFTFAIAFTSYGWGFATYPLWRWVFPRYMDEPGLQIFGDDHGRAFYLDTPFEIAATCVVGVLVLLLTPWVMRALTSVDRIMVAGLLGPSRLASRVWELESDRGTVVDTAAADLRRIERDLHDGAQARLVALAMGLGLAKEKLEEDPEAAAKMVDEAHGEVKLALQELRDLARGIHPAILTDRGLGPALSALSARCTVPVTVSVDLPQRPAPAIEGIAYFTVSELLQNISKHSGARTAEVDVWRTEDRLLIQVRDDGHGGATTDGGTGLAGLTDRLGSVDGLFAVDSPPGGPTSVTAELPWRHRTGSAAGTAVAHSR, from the coding sequence ATGGCCACCGCATATCGACCCTACGAGCCGGGGACCGAGCCCCGTGGCCATCTGGTGCCCGCGGCGCTGAAGGCGCCGTTCCAGGCCCGGGTCTGGCGTGAGTTCCTCTATCTCGTGATCAGCCTGCCGATGGCCGTCCTCACCTTCGTCTACACGATCACGATGCTCGCGCTCGGCGCCGGGCTGCTGATCACCTTCCTCGGCGTCCCGGTGCTCGGCGCCGCCCTCGCGGGCTGCCGGGCGCTCGGCGTCGTCGAGCGGGCCCGCGCCCGTGCCCTGCTGCGGCTGGAGGTGGCCGAGCCCGAGCCCGTCCTCGGCCGGAAGGGCGGCCGCGGGGGCAAGCGCGGGCCGGTCGCCTGGGTGGGCGCGCTGCTCAGGAGCGGCACCTCCTGGCGTCATGTGATCTACGCGCTGATCCATCTGCCGTGGGCGCTCTTCTCCTTCACCTTCGCGATCGCCTTCACCAGCTACGGCTGGGGCTTCGCGACCTATCCGCTGTGGCGCTGGGTCTTCCCCCGGTACATGGACGAGCCGGGCCTGCAGATCTTCGGGGACGACCACGGGCGCGCGTTCTATCTGGACACCCCGTTCGAGATCGCCGCGACCTGTGTCGTGGGTGTGCTGGTCCTGCTGCTGACCCCGTGGGTGATGCGGGCGCTGACCTCGGTCGACCGGATCATGGTGGCCGGGCTGCTCGGTCCGTCCCGGCTGGCGAGCCGGGTCTGGGAGCTGGAGTCGGACCGGGGCACGGTGGTCGACACCGCCGCCGCGGATCTGCGCCGGATCGAGCGCGATCTCCACGATGGCGCCCAGGCCCGGCTGGTCGCCCTCGCCATGGGGCTCGGTCTGGCGAAGGAGAAGCTGGAGGAGGACCCGGAAGCCGCCGCGAAGATGGTCGACGAGGCCCACGGCGAGGTGAAACTCGCCCTCCAGGAACTGCGCGACCTCGCCCGCGGCATCCATCCCGCGATCCTCACCGACCGCGGCCTGGGCCCCGCCCTCTCCGCCCTCTCGGCCCGCTGCACCGTCCCCGTCACCGTGAGCGTCGACCTTCCGCAGCGGCCCGCGCCCGCGATCGAGGGAATCGCCTACTTCACCGTCTCCGAACTGCTCCAGAACATCAGCAAGCACAGCGGCGCCCGCACCGCCGAGGTCGATGTCTGGCGCACCGAGGACCGGCTGCTGATCCAGGTACGGGACGACGGACACGGCGGGGCGACCACCGACGGGGGCACGGGGCTCGCGGGGCTGACGGATCGGCTGGGCTCGGTCGACGGGCTCTTCGCGGTGGACTCGCCGCCCGGTGGGCCGACCTCCGTGACCGCCGAGCTGCCCTGGCGCCACCGGACGGGGTCGGCGGCGGGCACGGCGGTGGCGCATTCCCGGTGA
- a CDS encoding sensor histidine kinase gives MTSSSPVHGPDGGGRGRGDERLPRPPAFAFPAQTWKEIAYLLANLPVGIVCFILTLVWLAVGLGLSVTVVGLPLLALGLRFSRLLGRFERNRARALLSVHIDEPSPLPYRPGSGFLSRLWTSLRDPVGWRATLYALIRLPWAVVTFALTLTSLFVAWPVLPWIARGLTHADRAMVRGLLFPSDELERRIAELESDRGTVVDTAAADLRRIERDLHDGAQARLVALAMGLGLAKEKLEEDPEAAAKMVDEAHGEVKLALQELRDLARGIHPAILTDRGLGPALSALSARCTVPVTVSVDLPQRPAPAIEGIAYFTVSELLQNISKHSGARTAEVDVWRTEDRLLIQVRDDGHGGATTDGGTGLAGLTDRLGSVDGLFAVDSPPGGPTSVTAELPWRHRTGSAAGTAVAHSR, from the coding sequence ATGACCTCCAGTTCCCCCGTCCACGGCCCCGACGGCGGCGGCCGTGGCCGCGGCGACGAGCGGCTGCCGCGGCCGCCCGCGTTCGCCTTTCCCGCGCAGACCTGGAAGGAGATCGCCTATCTCCTGGCCAATCTGCCGGTGGGCATCGTCTGCTTCATCCTCACCCTGGTCTGGCTGGCCGTGGGGCTGGGGCTGTCCGTCACGGTGGTGGGGCTGCCGCTGCTGGCCCTGGGGCTGCGCTTCAGCCGGCTCCTCGGCCGGTTCGAGCGGAACCGCGCCCGGGCGCTGCTCTCGGTGCACATCGATGAGCCCAGCCCCCTGCCGTACCGGCCGGGCAGTGGCTTCCTCAGCCGGCTGTGGACGAGTCTGCGGGACCCGGTGGGCTGGCGCGCCACGCTGTACGCCCTGATCCGGCTGCCGTGGGCGGTGGTCACCTTCGCGCTCACCCTGACCTCGCTGTTCGTCGCCTGGCCGGTGCTGCCGTGGATCGCCCGGGGGCTGACGCATGCGGATCGGGCGATGGTGCGCGGGCTGCTGTTCCCCTCCGATGAGCTGGAGCGGCGGATCGCCGAGCTGGAGTCGGACCGGGGCACGGTGGTCGACACCGCCGCCGCGGATCTGCGCCGGATCGAGCGCGATCTCCACGATGGCGCCCAGGCCCGGCTGGTCGCCCTCGCCATGGGGCTCGGTCTGGCGAAGGAGAAGCTGGAGGAGGACCCGGAAGCCGCCGCGAAGATGGTCGACGAGGCCCACGGCGAGGTGAAACTCGCCCTCCAGGAACTGCGCGACCTCGCCCGCGGCATCCATCCCGCGATCCTCACCGACCGCGGCCTGGGCCCCGCCCTCTCCGCCCTCTCGGCCCGCTGCACCGTCCCCGTCACCGTGAGCGTCGACCTTCCGCAGCGGCCCGCGCCCGCGATCGAGGGAATCGCCTACTTCACCGTCTCCGAACTGCTCCAGAACATCAGCAAGCACAGCGGCGCCCGCACCGCCGAGGTCGATGTCTGGCGCACCGAGGACCGGCTGCTGATCCAGGTACGGGACGACGGACACGGCGGGGCGACCACCGACGGGGGCACGGGGCTCGCGGGGCTGACGGATCGGCTGGGCTCGGTCGACGGGCTCTTCGCGGTGGACTCGCCGCCCGGTGGGCCGACCTCCGTGACCGCCGAGCTGCCCTGGCGCCACCGGACGGGGTCGGCGGCGGGCACGGCGGTGGCGCATTCCCGGTGA
- a CDS encoding NADH-quinone oxidoreductase subunit A, producing MPEATTVHTTSGAGVQLADGYFQGYTVVGLLAAIGVIFVAVAFGAGRLLRPVVPTPEKLLTYECGVDPVGEGWAHTQVRYYVYAFLYVIFAVDSIFLFPWATVFAAPGFGAATLVEMFIFLGFLAVGLLYAWKKGVLEWT from the coding sequence GTGCCGGAGGCGACGACCGTACACACCACGAGTGGCGCCGGCGTCCAGCTCGCGGACGGCTACTTCCAGGGCTATACGGTGGTCGGACTGCTGGCGGCGATCGGCGTGATCTTCGTCGCCGTGGCCTTCGGGGCCGGGCGACTGCTGCGGCCGGTGGTGCCGACGCCCGAGAAGCTGCTGACCTACGAGTGCGGAGTGGACCCGGTGGGCGAGGGCTGGGCCCACACCCAGGTCCGTTACTACGTCTACGCTTTTCTGTATGTGATTTTCGCGGTGGACTCGATCTTCTTGTTCCCGTGGGCGACGGTCTTCGCGGCACCCGGCTTCGGGGCCGCCACGCTGGTGGAGATGTTCATCTTCCTCGGGTTCCTCGCCGTAGGTCTGCTGTACGCATGGAAGAAGGGCGTCCTGGAGTGGACGTGA
- a CDS encoding NADH-quinone oxidoreductase subunit B, with translation MDVTPNPTPTPTPAAAPVPASAPVDLPEPRRLGTLARLAPEPMKVVLNWGRRYSLWVFNFGLACCAIEFIAASMARHDFIRLGVIPFAPGPRQADLMVVSGTVTDKMAPAVKRLYEQMPEPKYVISFGACSNCGGPYWDSYAVTKGVDQIIPVDVYVPGCPPRPEALLQGILKLQEKIARESLGERYADSGQGRGSTASTAAGRPSAAALRSGLVTPPGRKDTT, from the coding sequence GTGGACGTGACACCGAACCCCACGCCGACACCGACACCGGCCGCCGCGCCGGTCCCCGCCTCCGCTCCGGTGGACCTGCCGGAGCCGCGCCGTCTCGGCACGCTGGCCCGGCTGGCTCCCGAGCCGATGAAGGTCGTCCTGAACTGGGGCCGCCGCTACAGCCTGTGGGTCTTCAACTTCGGGCTCGCCTGCTGCGCGATCGAATTCATCGCCGCGTCGATGGCCCGCCACGACTTCATCCGGCTCGGCGTGATCCCCTTCGCGCCGGGGCCGCGCCAGGCCGACCTGATGGTCGTCTCCGGCACGGTCACGGACAAGATGGCGCCCGCGGTCAAGCGGCTGTACGAGCAGATGCCGGAGCCGAAGTACGTGATCTCCTTCGGGGCCTGCTCGAACTGCGGCGGCCCCTACTGGGACTCGTACGCCGTGACGAAGGGCGTCGACCAGATCATCCCCGTCGACGTCTACGTGCCCGGCTGCCCGCCCCGGCCCGAGGCGCTGCTGCAGGGCATCCTCAAGCTCCAGGAGAAGATCGCGCGCGAGTCGTTGGGTGAGCGCTACGCCGATTCCGGGCAGGGGCGCGGGAGCACCGCGTCCACGGCGGCGGGCCGCCCGTCCGCGGCCGCGCTGCGCAGCGGGCTGGTCACGCCGCCGGGGCGGAAAGACACGACATGA
- a CDS encoding NADH-quinone oxidoreductase subunit C has translation MTEPNEPNETPERTGAAESAEVEPAEVAEPAEVEPAEAEPAAVAAPPVGWLPRSATELFGEGATAEEAYDLLTVDVPADSWIASLETARDTLGCTYFDWLSAVDEPGTGFRVAAYVVALGGGGGAGGRAVRCLLVRTTVPHDAAALPTATGVYAGAAWHERETHEMFGIGFTGHPGLAPLLLPDGFEGHPLRKDFVLAARVVKAWPGAKEPGESGTGHGPKRRQMLPPGVPDPNEWGPLKGQLPPAPTRPARGARAAGAAAGDRPARRTRTATAGSASQRPAGAEPTADAPTPASERAARRSRSVSEGSASQRPAGAEPTAEASAPDAAASRRAVADEPSAAAAPPAPEAPAADDATGAESPASAARAHPRRPAPRTRSSDAPWHHARPARDEDAESPREPEAPKAAEAEADGDGRGGEEPGPASETPDTPDAPDTNSDDQPGGTA, from the coding sequence ATGACCGAGCCGAACGAGCCGAACGAGACGCCGGAGCGGACCGGGGCGGCGGAGTCCGCAGAGGTCGAGCCCGCGGAGGTGGCGGAGCCCGCAGAGGTGGAGCCTGCAGAGGCGGAGCCCGCTGCGGTGGCCGCGCCGCCTGTGGGCTGGCTGCCGCGTTCCGCCACCGAGCTGTTCGGCGAGGGCGCCACGGCGGAGGAGGCGTACGACCTGCTCACCGTCGACGTCCCCGCCGACTCCTGGATCGCGTCGCTGGAGACGGCCCGCGACACCCTCGGCTGCACCTACTTCGACTGGCTGAGCGCGGTCGACGAGCCGGGCACCGGCTTCCGGGTGGCCGCGTACGTCGTCGCCCTCGGCGGAGGCGGGGGCGCGGGCGGGCGCGCGGTGCGCTGTCTGCTGGTGCGCACCACCGTGCCGCACGACGCGGCCGCGCTGCCGACCGCGACCGGCGTCTACGCCGGGGCGGCCTGGCATGAGCGCGAGACCCACGAGATGTTCGGCATCGGCTTCACCGGCCACCCCGGTCTCGCGCCGCTGCTGCTCCCCGACGGCTTCGAGGGGCATCCGCTGCGCAAGGACTTCGTGCTGGCGGCCCGGGTCGTCAAGGCGTGGCCGGGCGCGAAGGAGCCGGGGGAGTCGGGCACCGGCCACGGCCCCAAGCGCCGGCAGATGCTGCCGCCGGGCGTCCCCGACCCCAACGAGTGGGGCCCTCTCAAGGGCCAGCTGCCCCCTGCCCCGACCCGCCCGGCCCGCGGCGCCCGCGCGGCAGGCGCCGCCGCGGGCGACCGCCCCGCCCGCCGCACCCGCACCGCGACGGCCGGCTCCGCGAGCCAACGCCCGGCCGGCGCGGAGCCGACGGCGGACGCCCCGACTCCGGCGTCCGAACGCGCGGCACGGCGCTCGCGCAGCGTGAGCGAGGGGTCCGCGAGCCAGCGTCCGGCGGGTGCGGAGCCGACGGCGGAAGCCTCGGCCCCGGACGCCGCCGCCAGTCGGCGGGCCGTGGCCGATGAGCCCTCGGCCGCCGCCGCGCCACCGGCACCCGAAGCCCCCGCGGCCGATGACGCCACCGGGGCCGAGTCGCCCGCATCCGCGGCCCGGGCGCACCCGCGCCGCCCCGCGCCGCGGACCCGCTCGTCCGATGCCCCCTGGCATCATGCGCGCCCCGCGCGGGACGAGGATGCCGAGTCCCCGCGCGAGCCGGAGGCGCCGAAAGCAGCGGAGGCCGAGGCGGACGGAGACGGACGCGGGGGCGAGGAACCCGGTCCCGCCTCCGAGACGCCCGACACCCCTGACGCCCCCGACACCAACTCCGACGACCAGCCAGGAGGCACCGCGTGA
- a CDS encoding complex I subunit 1/NuoH family protein, whose amino-acid sequence MNDVLDVALRLLALLLAFLVLPLLVGQTEHKVMAHMQGRLGPMYAGGFHGWAQLVADGVKFAQKEDVVPTGADRRIFQLAPAVALLPYLLVLVVIPVGPAEGAVGQVVDAGIFFVLAVMGVGVLGSLMAGWASANKFSLLGGLRTAAQLMAYELPMLLTAASVAMAAGTVSLPGILEAFEWWWVPWQVVGGVVFFTAGLAELQRPPFDAPVADSEIIFGAYTEYTGLRFALFLLAEYAGIVILCGLTTVLFLGGWHGPFSDGLGWLWTLLKTAVLAFVVIWLRVSYPRLREDQLQRFAWTCLIPLSLAQIALTGVVKVVIS is encoded by the coding sequence GTGAACGACGTCCTCGACGTCGCGCTGCGACTGCTCGCCCTCCTGCTCGCCTTTCTCGTGCTGCCCCTGCTTGTGGGGCAGACCGAGCACAAGGTCATGGCCCATATGCAGGGCCGCCTCGGGCCGATGTACGCGGGCGGGTTCCACGGGTGGGCCCAGCTGGTCGCGGACGGGGTGAAGTTCGCGCAGAAGGAAGACGTCGTACCCACCGGCGCCGACCGGCGGATCTTCCAGCTCGCGCCCGCCGTCGCCCTGCTGCCGTATCTCCTCGTCCTCGTCGTGATCCCGGTCGGCCCCGCCGAGGGCGCCGTCGGCCAGGTCGTGGACGCGGGCATCTTCTTCGTGCTCGCCGTGATGGGCGTCGGGGTGCTGGGTTCGCTGATGGCGGGCTGGGCCTCGGCGAACAAGTTCTCCCTCCTCGGGGGCCTGCGTACGGCCGCCCAGCTCATGGCGTACGAGCTGCCGATGCTGCTCACCGCCGCCTCCGTGGCGATGGCGGCGGGCACGGTCTCGCTGCCCGGCATCCTCGAGGCGTTCGAGTGGTGGTGGGTGCCGTGGCAGGTCGTCGGCGGGGTGGTGTTCTTCACCGCCGGTCTCGCCGAGCTGCAGCGCCCGCCGTTCGACGCGCCGGTCGCCGACTCCGAGATCATCTTCGGTGCGTACACCGAGTACACCGGGCTGCGGTTCGCGCTCTTCCTGCTCGCCGAGTACGCGGGCATCGTCATCCTGTGCGGGCTGACCACCGTCCTGTTCCTCGGTGGCTGGCACGGTCCGTTCTCCGACGGCCTCGGCTGGCTGTGGACGCTGCTGAAGACGGCCGTCCTCGCCTTCGTCGTGATCTGGCTGCGGGTCAGCTATCCGCGGTTGCGCGAGGACCAGCTGCAGCGGTTCGCCTGGACCTGCCTCATTCCGCTCTCACTGGCCCAGATCGCCCTCACCGGCGTTGTCAAGGTGGTGATCTCCTGA
- a CDS encoding NADH-quinone oxidoreductase subunit J family protein translates to MSPAVHLAATGHGFLSPTGVEIAFLLVGIATLGAAVLTVTTKQLVHAALWLVVALGGIAVEYLLLTAEFIAWVQVLIYVGSVVVLLLFGLMLTKAPIGPSPDADSGNRPAALAVAVAAAGVLVWVVVDAFRTTWIELDKGVQGSTAVSGESLFRHWVLPFEALSVLLLAALVGAIVLSRKTAEPRDALSGKEKR, encoded by the coding sequence GTGAGTCCCGCGGTCCACCTGGCCGCCACCGGCCACGGGTTCCTGTCGCCGACCGGCGTCGAGATCGCCTTCCTGCTGGTGGGCATCGCGACCCTCGGCGCGGCCGTCCTCACCGTCACCACCAAGCAACTGGTGCACGCCGCCCTGTGGCTGGTGGTGGCGCTCGGCGGCATCGCCGTGGAGTACCTCCTGCTCACGGCGGAGTTCATCGCCTGGGTGCAGGTGCTGATCTACGTCGGCTCCGTCGTCGTCCTCCTCCTCTTCGGGCTGATGCTCACCAAGGCGCCCATCGGCCCTTCCCCGGACGCCGATTCGGGCAACCGCCCGGCCGCGCTCGCGGTGGCCGTGGCCGCCGCGGGCGTCCTGGTGTGGGTGGTCGTGGACGCCTTCCGAACCACCTGGATCGAGCTCGACAAGGGCGTCCAGGGCTCCACCGCCGTCTCCGGTGAGAGCCTCTTCCGCCACTGGGTGCTGCCGTTCGAGGCGCTGTCCGTGCTTCTCCTCGCCGCGCTCGTGGGCGCGATCGTCCTGTCCCGTAAGACCGCCGAACCCCGGGACGCCCTGAGCGGCAAGGAGAAGCGCTGA
- a CDS encoding NADH-quinone oxidoreductase subunit 5 family protein, translating into MTTTTAAVLVPLLPFLGAAAGLLLGRRAPGFVRPLAVLPTLAAAGLAVLVAVRQGGGAGGGTAPLTAATRLADTGSVPIDLALQVDGFAALVAVLVAVVACCVQIYSTGYLRDDPRYPSYAALVSLFTAAMLLVVYADDLIVLLIGWEIMGICSYFLVGHYWETAAARSASLKAFLVTKLGDVPFLIGIFALAGDTGTFRISEIHTRLTSETAGVPLDHPTLIALLLLAGVAGKSAQFPLHTWLPDAMAGPTPVSALIHAATMVAAGVFVVARLLPVFASSAAALAVLAAMAAVTMVGSALAALAQDDIKRVLAYSTVGQLGYMTGALAVDDRGAAVFHLITHGAFKALLFLGAGVVIHAAGSNSLAAMSRMSGLSQRIPDAFWTMTVALLALAAIPPFAGFFSKEAVLGTAEHAATGHTPGVPTGVGWTVLLAGLLTALLTAGYAARLWLLAFRGRGEPVPDHGKQPVAMNVVLWVLFIPTAALGLAYGTLPDWFDGETLTPTLTTSVLGTGLALVGVLVMYGAWRHRSARAARVPLGAVAAHPEAADAVSEAEAIATHEAAYGSIAGASDPADPGRLLLGPLHRHAAVGFHLDAVYSALFVRPVRAAARLVRFLDREVVETYVRGAGGAPRLLGAAVRRAQTGNVQTYLGALLAGSLVLAVAAVLVAAGA; encoded by the coding sequence GTGACGACCACGACCGCCGCCGTTCTCGTCCCCCTCCTGCCCTTCCTCGGCGCCGCCGCCGGGCTTCTGCTGGGCCGCCGCGCCCCCGGTTTCGTCCGCCCCCTCGCCGTGCTGCCGACCCTCGCCGCGGCCGGTCTCGCCGTGCTTGTCGCCGTACGGCAGGGCGGGGGAGCGGGTGGCGGTACGGCCCCGCTCACCGCCGCGACCCGGCTCGCCGACACCGGCTCGGTCCCCATTGACCTCGCCCTGCAGGTCGACGGGTTCGCCGCCCTGGTCGCGGTCCTCGTCGCCGTCGTCGCCTGCTGTGTGCAGATCTACTCGACCGGCTATCTGCGGGACGACCCCCGCTACCCCTCCTACGCCGCGCTCGTCTCCCTTTTCACCGCCGCGATGCTCCTGGTCGTCTACGCCGACGACCTGATCGTGTTGCTCATCGGCTGGGAGATCATGGGCATCTGCTCGTACTTCCTGGTGGGCCACTACTGGGAGACCGCGGCCGCGCGCTCGGCGTCCCTGAAGGCGTTCCTGGTCACCAAGCTCGGCGACGTCCCGTTCCTGATCGGCATCTTCGCGCTCGCGGGCGACACCGGCACGTTCCGCATCAGCGAGATCCACACCCGGCTGACCTCCGAGACCGCCGGGGTGCCACTGGACCACCCCACCCTGATCGCGCTGCTGCTGCTGGCCGGGGTCGCGGGCAAGTCCGCGCAGTTCCCGCTGCACACCTGGCTGCCGGACGCGATGGCCGGCCCCACACCGGTCTCCGCGCTGATCCACGCGGCCACCATGGTCGCCGCCGGTGTCTTTGTCGTGGCCCGGCTGCTGCCCGTCTTCGCCTCCTCCGCCGCCGCGCTCGCCGTACTGGCCGCCATGGCGGCCGTGACGATGGTCGGCTCGGCGCTCGCCGCGCTCGCCCAGGACGACATCAAACGCGTCCTCGCCTACTCGACCGTCGGTCAACTCGGCTATATGACGGGCGCGCTGGCCGTCGACGACCGCGGCGCAGCCGTCTTCCACCTCATCACCCACGGTGCGTTCAAGGCGCTGCTCTTCCTCGGCGCGGGCGTGGTGATCCACGCCGCGGGCAGCAACTCCCTCGCTGCCATGTCCCGGATGAGCGGCCTCTCCCAGCGCATCCCCGACGCCTTCTGGACGATGACGGTCGCGCTGCTCGCGCTCGCCGCCATCCCGCCCTTCGCGGGCTTCTTCTCCAAGGAGGCCGTCCTCGGCACGGCCGAGCACGCCGCGACCGGCCACACCCCCGGCGTCCCGACGGGCGTCGGCTGGACCGTCCTCCTCGCCGGTCTCCTTACCGCGCTCCTCACCGCGGGATACGCGGCCCGGCTGTGGCTGCTCGCCTTCCGCGGCCGGGGCGAGCCCGTCCCCGACCACGGCAAGCAGCCGGTGGCCATGAACGTCGTCCTGTGGGTGCTGTTCATCCCCACGGCCGCCCTCGGCCTCGCCTACGGCACGCTGCCCGACTGGTTCGACGGCGAGACGCTCACCCCGACCCTCACCACCTCCGTCCTCGGCACCGGGCTGGCCCTGGTCGGCGTCCTCGTCATGTACGGCGCCTGGCGGCACCGCTCGGCCCGGGCCGCCCGCGTCCCGCTCGGCGCGGTGGCCGCCCACCCCGAAGCCGCCGACGCCGTCTCCGAGGCCGAGGCCATCGCCACCCACGAGGCGGCCTACGGCTCCATCGCGGGCGCCAGCGACCCCGCCGACCCCGGGCGGCTGCTCCTGGGCCCGCTGCACCGCCACGCGGCCGTCGGCTTCCACCTCGACGCCGTCTACAGCGCCCTGTTCGTCCGGCCCGTGCGGGCCGCCGCCCGGCTCGTCCGCTTCCTCGACCGCGAGGTCGTCGAGACGTATGTACGCGGCGCGGGGGGTGCGCCCCGCCTGCTCGGCGCGGCCGTCCGCCGCGCCCAGACCGGCAATGTGCAGACCTACCTCGGCGCGCTGCTCGCGGGCTCCCTCGTCCTGGCAGTGGCCGCCGTCCTCGTCGCAGCGGGAGCCTGA